The Humulus lupulus chromosome 7, drHumLupu1.1, whole genome shotgun sequence region CTAATATTGTTGGTGCCAAGTAATaaatttgctactaaattttggtagcaaaataaTTTAGTGGCAAATTGTAATTAAATGAGATCTTAAATATGTCTGCCACCAAATATTTTGGTAGCATACCTACATTTTCATTtactaatgattttttttaactaaaattatacATTATGGTCATATAAAATTGATGCATTTTGTATGAATTGTTatcgttttttttttcatttaggaACCAATTCTTTGGTAGTTGATATAAATTTattgcttttaaattatattttggcgATGTCAAATTAAATATTCtagtaaaaatatattgtttgcTTACAAGTACACAACATACATTATagtgtaaaatatataaaaatgtcaaacataaaataattaaatcgACCTTTTTTTATGGACTCTCAACAAATAACCTCCATACAtagatttatattaaatatttaatttgttaaataattttattatattaaaaataagatCAAGgtaaaattaagaataaaaattCCCCAACTAAATGTATATgaacaaaataaaaagataaaattagCAAAATCATAACTACAATAACAAACTCATCAGAAAATAAAAGTAACCAACTACATAAGTCATATAAAGAGATGTATATAACTTTGCAGAAACAAAGATATTGCACGGGACCTATGACAAGCCTCAATAAAAAAAGATGAAAACCCAAGGGAAAAAATATTTTGGGGAAAAAAGAGCACTtgcctaaataaataaaaactatgaCCACTAAACTCTTTAGATACAAGTTCGAAATCAAACAATTGGACAAGGAACTATAGAGTTTATTCACTGGAGTTAGTTAAACATTCTATGAATTTGTCAGCCCACTTCACCCGAATTCAATCAATATCTTGTTTTGTGTAATCATTTATCTTCTCATTGCACTACAATAAGaaaagataaataatggtaaataTTAGTCAATTGCGTAATAGAAtaacaaaatattttatttcaGTAGTATATTTTACCTATTATATAAATGGTTATCAAACAAAATTTTGTGTGCTTAACAGAATTTAGTATGTTTAACAGAATTTCGCATGACTTTAACAAAATATGTTCAAAAAAATTTTTTACAGTTTAACAATAATGGTAAATAAGTCATCCAAACTGAACAAATGCTTCTATTctcaaaaaatacaataattgtttCTTCACACAATCATATGActaatcttaaaaaaattaaacaataaaatactaAAGAAGTACACATCCTTTCAAGAGTACACAATATTTCGCATTCAATAACACATTACAAATACATAAACATTATCTCATCAAACCTCCTCTCTCATAAGTTAGAATCCTCAACTTCAAACAGAAGTTTCTTACAATCTCAAATCAAATTCTCTTacgtaaaaagtaaaaattagactgacataaattaaaaataattattttcttacAAAAGTACAATTAATGATcatcaattcagtaaaacttaaTACTCATGCATTAAACTATGTTTCTCTTCTCAGTGGTGTTGAAGAAATGCattgatttattttttgaaagTTTGAAGGAACAATCAAAAGGTTAGTGATTTCTTTTAATATACTAAAAGCATATTAATATTAGTTGGatagataaaataatttaaaaagtaTATTGCTACTTCAAACACTCTGCATTTTGATTTTTTGTTCATTGAAACGATAAGTGCTCTTTATTAATCCGTTCGAAGTTACAGATGGCCCTGCTAGACAAAAATGTTTGACAAAATCCAACAAATATCTACTTCAAATAAGAAAAAGGGAATTAATatgaaaagagaaaagaaaaatagaaactTAGGGcctgtttggtattgttttctgttttttgttttcaaaattgtgttctcagaaatgagaacagaaaactgtttttgtagtttttaaaaaacaagaggtgtttggttaatattttctaaaaacatttttttagttttatttttttaaaatcttaaataaaaaattaacaaatatatttacaaatagaaaaatattttaaaagtttgcaataaataatgagataaaataatttaaaagaaaaaatgatgaaaaataagaagtgagaaaatttgagaacaacagaaaacaacttttccttgttctcaaaattttctgttttttgtaactttgtttttaaaaattgttttctgaaaacaatgccaaacacccacacttgttttcaaaaaacagtttttagcttttaaaaacaaaaaacagttttttagttaaggtgccaaacacccCCTTATCCTCTTCACACACCAATACGGTATGGGTATACCCTCTTTAAGATCAATGTAGAATACCATGTGACCCCATTACGTGCCTCCATTAGAAGACTCAGCCACCAAAACCATCGACCAAAACGATAACACACATTAAGCTCCATCATTGGCCCCAAAAAACAgcccaaaaataaataattaggccTACAAGAATTGCTTTCCTCTAACTGGTGACGGAAAGAGTGGAAGAGAGAAGGAAACAATGACAGAGAGAGAGTTGGGGAGATAGAGGGAGTGGCAGAGTCGGAGAGACGACAAGGTAGAAAGAAAGGGTGGCGAAGGGAGGGAAACGAGTTTCGGTGAAGAAGAAAAAGCAGTTGTGGTGGGAGTTGTGGTGGGGTGAATCAATTTGGTCTACAGAGGGAATTAAGTTTCCTTAGAATTGTCTCTTGGGCCCTTGAGCTTGTTTCGTGGactatatttcaaaaaataaaattgaaagcaTCGTGGGCTCTTGTTAGCTAATTAGAGAGATACATAAAATATTCTTACAGATGCCTTTAAAGGAGATTTCGAtgcttattaattttttattgggaatttacttatttggtaccctTTGTTTATGTAAAGTATCGTTCTAGTaccttctgttttcaataatgctcatatggtatctcgtattttgaaaacataaataTTTTGTATCCTAATTGATAAACTTTTGTCAATTTGACCAAACTGTCAGCAGTTATATATAAATTGTAGCTTATATGATTTAaagtaatttgattaaatttgagtttagggtaccaaatatgtacaattttaaaatacatggtaccaaatatgtacgattttaaaatgcaAGGTACCAAATATATATGATTTCAAAATGCAGGATACAAAATTAGCATTATTTTTAAATACATGGTACCAAGatgatactttgtaaaaacacaggttaccaaatactttttttttaaaaatagaaatacctttttatttatttatgttttgtgaccaagaaaaagaagaagaagaagaagaagactaaCTGTGCAAGTAGACCATAATAATGTTTTGAGTATTAAAACAAGTACGATATTCAGGGTTAATTCATTGTTCTCTTTATTAACTTTCTCATCAAATATGAGATTTTCACGTGTGTTGTAGAGAAagttcattaaaaaaaaacattttttgaATTTTAGAAATGGAAAGAATAATGACCTTGTTCTCATggatttgaaaattttattataGCACTGTCAGAAGACAATGATGCTGACTAAAATGAATGACTTGGAAGACCCGTTCGCCTTCATCTTCTAGCAAGACAAGAAAAATACTTGTTCATGATGAATAATGATAAATCATTCATTACTTGGCTATACCAACATGGGAACACTACTGTTGAAATAACTTCAAATCCCATATAAAAATCTGATCTTCCTTTTTTGTTTCTATCTTTTGAATTAATAAGGAATAAAGGGCTCGTAATAATGGCCCCACTTATTGTGTTTGTGGACCTTCATCAGCCATGGCAGACTGACAAAATGTCCTCCCAAAAACTTGAAGAAAAGAACTTTTTTTCACAAAGGAATATCAACCCTTTCTAGCTTTTTTAGCTCTCATTTTACACTAAACCAAACCAAAACCTTAAACATTAAATTACCTAGTAACCAGatcattaattaattttttatgctGTTGTTCCTATGTCCTTCTGGGTTTATTAGAtggtaataaaaaaaataaccaaaagCAATGTTCtaaccaataattttttttgaaaagtacTGTAAATTTACAAGTTACAGTGTATACAATACAAAACATGTTTTTTAGAAAGTAACTAATAAAATATAATAGTTTTGAAATCTGTTTACTCTTTAAAAGGTCAATTTGCAGTCTATGTTGGTGAGGATCAGAAGTGCATTGTGTCCCATTCATACCTAAATGAGCCTGCATTTGATGAATTGCTATTTAGGACTGAGTGAATATTGCTCACTTTTGCTTGGGtgagcataaaaaaaaaaaggaagtctACTGTTGTTTAAGTGCTCACAGAGCCAAATTCAGATGCCTGATTAATTAAGGCCTTCAAAGAAACACACTGGTTTTAATGAATATTTCACGTATAATAGTCAACTAAGCATTACATTCCACCCCCATGGACCATTACTTGGAACTCATGCTTATTCAAGAAGTGTATATATTCATTGTCAAATTGGTATAAAATTTCAAATCCAAGGCCTTAGACCAATAAAAACACTACCATTATGCTCTTTTTAGTTCTCATTTCTGGGACCAGAAGATAATATGACAATAAGTAACATATAAGGCATTGCCTTGCATATGGATTTTAGTCAGGTGCTTCTTCAATACTGCGTACTATCCCAAAAATAATTGAAGAACAAGAACATTGAGCCAAGATTCTACGTCAGATTTCTAAAGAAAACGATTCCAAAATCCAATCAAATGATTTACACTGAAAAAACATTACACTAGTATACATCTTACACCATTCTCACTTCTCAGGGAATGTTGATAATAGAACCTAAGAAAATATGTACATGTTATCTGCCTTACAAAATTGCAAAATTGTAGTTATTTAGTCATCCTATATCTCTATATCTACAACAATTATTAGGCTTTCAGGCGAGACATAAGATCGATGAAGGCGTCTTCTTTGCAAGGAATCGTAATAGCACCCATTGGATGATCAAATCCAAATTCTTCTTCGGCTTGACTTAGCAACTCTTGGAAAGATGGCTTTTTCAAGAAGGATAAAGGGATAACAAATCGCTTCATTTTGTTCTCATGACCAACATAAACAGCCAAGCAGCCTTTTGGGACATCTTTTGTGTTAGAAAAAGGCCTTTGAATGAGTTGCCTAGCGTGAACTATGCTGTGAAAATGGAAATTCATCATCTTGGAAAGTCTCAATTTGAAGTTGACTAAAAAGAAAAGCTTAAAAGGATGCAAAAAGAGTGAAGCTTTGATACTCGAGAATGTGAAGAATTGGGGTGCCAAGGAACCTAATCTTGTGAGTATATATATGAAATGGCTTTGGTAGAAAATGTAGGAGAGTTATCCAATTGCGTGGGAATGAATGGTGAAGACAAAAGAGACAATTAATTGGATGGGGCCtaataagaagaagaataatCCCAAAGTAATGCCACCACTTGATATATCAATTCATCATTATTGCCTCAAAACAAAGACCTGAGCCGGTttatttgaaaaacaaaaaaaatcacttTAAAACTTCTCATCACAAAGGAACTTTCTTGCTTTGCTTCTCCCCACCATAGCCAACTTGGAACACAAAATTTCTATTTGTGACGTGTTTTCtatatcacaatgtgataattaGAAGTAATAATTGTATATATTTTCCAACATACACCATGAATATATGTCACTTTAGTGTTTAAATAGCTTTATTACCCATAATAATCGAAAGGAAAATAGAGAATTCAAATTAGGAGTCTCTATTTTGTTAATGgaattaaatgttattataagaaataaaaaaagaGGGACTATTATTTCATATTAGAAGATAGAGATAAGATTCCTAGTTCCTTCTTAAACATAATAGCTACTGTTCAAGTGGCTTTTTGGGGGCCTTGTCGGAAGGTTTCTCTTACTCAAATTGTCATTTCTATTTCACACGTCCCATTCAATTATAGATAATAAACTTGGATAAGGATTAAATAGAATGACATAGGCTTTAGCCCTTGTAAGGTTGTCAACACAAAAGATGTGGCCCAAAAATGCCCCTAGTTCTATTCAAATGTCTATATAaaatacatatgtatatatactatGTGCAAAGTACAATACATATTTgcttgattttttatttaaaatatttattaattatttttattaagattttatgactgtcatataaattttaaataaataaacaatattatacataaaaaaaaatgacaaacatATTGTATGGAAATAATTTTGAGTTGGTTGATTAGGCATACTCCTTTAATTGAAAGATCGGAAAAGTAAAGACTATGTTAGAATGAAGAGAAAGGTTTGCAATGTCTGAACACAAAGTGACTGTCTTACACAAACGAAATATAAGCTCGGCAAAGTATGTTTAACAAATGAGCTCTAAGCTCAAATGATTGAGCAGATTGATGAGATCTAAGCTCAAATGATTGAATAGGTCgatgagctctgagctcaaaTGATTGAACAAAGtgatgagctctgagctcaaGTGATTGAGTAGATTGTTGAGTTTTGAGGCTACATGCAGAAACAGACCGATAAGCTCTGAGCTCATATGAACGAAAATTGGTGAGCACTCAAGCTCAAAGATCAAAAAGGAAAAAGGGATGGAAAAAGAGTAAGTGGAATTGAACATGTGGACCAATCAAGATAAGTGTTCCTAGCCTtactctttattattttctatacaTAGAAGACGGGGGACCATATTTGGGACCACCGGGCTTTAAACCAGTTAAAGTTTGTTAGGATTGAGAGAAGAAACATTGTGCTGACTTAAGCATTGGAGTGTCTTTTGCATATACACTTCTTATGTTTTTTCTACTTACTCATGGAAGAACGCGTTTATGACACTAGTTAAGTCAATGGAATGCATAAGCTAACAGTGACCAACATCAACAATCCAGTGATATGAAGTTCACAAGCACAGAAGATTTATGTGGAAGATTTTGACCTGAACAATTGGCACCGTCTATGGGAAACAAACACGAAAGTGATGTGCAACCATAATAAAGATTaatctaaaatatatatataggaaaattTTTATATAGGGGCTTCGCTTTAAGCCCTACCtgtagggctttcagtgtttctcgacccgtgaacagttttcgacgcgacctttttttatgaccgtgtatattgtagctatttaaagcattctgcaaattttaagaaaattctgaatagtttacagtaccgaaaactaggttcaaacatgttttccacgagcataaaaaaaattagtcacgcgtgcaacaacatgtttgaacctagttttcggtactgtaaactattcggagttttctgaaaatttggaggatgctctaaatagctacaatatacacggtcataaaaaaaaaaatcgcgctgaaaactgttcacgggttgtaaacactgagagccctaccggtagagcttaaagtgaagcccctataggagaattcccctatatatataattttgaataACAGTTGATTTTGGTGTCTTTTGCGTAATTGGATGGTAACAAGCAAAGAAAGGAAGATGCCTTGTTCGAAAACACAACTAGAAGAAGACGCAAGTCAACCATCTCAAGTAGACTACATGCAAGAGTTACACAAAGTAATGCAAATTATGCAGCAAATGAAAGAACAAGATGACGTCAGATTCTGATTGATCAAGGAACGACAACAATAGGCGGAAGATCGACACCAAAAACGAATAGAAGAAATGGTTGCGCAACAAACCAAGTTATGGCGGAATGAACCATGATGAGGAAAAAGAAAGATATCAATCAAAGGCAAGCCAAAACCTCAATGGCAGGGGCTGCTGATGAAACTCAACTAGAAGTAAACCCAGAGACGCTAGAAATGGAGGGAAATATCCCAGAGATCTACGAAGAGGAGGGACAAAAGTCAACccagagagaaagaaaaaaagttcCACGCACATTAAGAAAAAGACTAAGACGCCAACCACACAAAAACAATCACAAATTCGACATTCTTCGTGGACACCTGTGATACCATCCGATTGTAAGGAACAAATGATGGAAGAAGTTCTTGATAGAGTGAATGTCGTGAGTGCTCGAAGCTCGATAGATCTGGCCAATAAGGTAATCAAAGGTATTATTAAGTCGTCATTCACTGGCTAGATAGTTAGTGAACCAAAACCAAAAGACTTTGCAATGCCAAACTTCGTTCAATTTGATTTGATGGAAGCATAGATACGTCAAACCACATCTTATAGTTTCAACAAAATATGGCAATGGAAGCGGAAAATGAAGAATTGCAGTGCAGAGCCTTCGCTACCACTTTGGTGGGACCGACACTGCGGTGGTTCAAATAGTTGAAACCAAGGTCGGTGAATTCATTTGGGGAGTTAGGCGAGTTATTCATACAGCAGTATGGCAGAAACATCGAAGCACCAAAAACCATGGGTGATATATACTCTGTGCAGCAGGGAGTAAACGAACACCCTTGCACATATTTGAAGCAGTATTTGAAGTTGGTGCATCAAATCAATAACATTGATAAAGCAATAGCGACGAATCTGTTCAGAAAGAGTTTGCAAAAAGAGTCGTTGTTGAGTGAAAACTTTACTTAAATCCACCAAGAGACCTTTCAGAGATACAAATGAGAGCAGAAGAAGTGTTTAAAATGTTGGAAATAAGAGAGGaagaggctaggtgcacaccactAATTACTAAACTCGCTAAAGCAAATCCTCCCTTAGGTGATAGAAGAGACAAAATGAGAGCAGAGCAATCCACTGCAGGAAGCAAGAATGGCCCAAAACGCTTGAGAGaagaaaataatatcaaatacTCGCATATAGAAATTACGGTGTCAGTGGATCAAATTTATAACGAGAACAAAGATAAGACAATTTGGAGGGAGACATTTAAAATAACTTCACTGGTGGAACGAAGAGACCAAACCAAGTATTGTGCATTCCACAAAGACGTGGTCCATACCTTAGCAGAATGCATATCATTGTACAATCAAGTGCAGCGCATCCTGTGAACACGAGGATTGTCACAGCATGTCAAAGCTGCACAGTAGTAATAAAAGAAAAACCTCAACAACAGCTAAAGCAAATCCCAGTGATATTTGGGTACGCAGAACCCTCAATAGAAAGAGAAGCAAAGATGAAATTTGAGAGAAGAACCGAAGAGAGGGTAAAGAGAATGTGTTATCTACGTCATTCAATCAACTATGTAGCTCCAGCTGAATGATATTTTCCAGCATATCCAAttactttcactgaagatgattTGAAGAAAGTAAACTTGCCACATGATGATGCACTAGTGATTAAGTTGCAAATAGAAAATTGTCAGTTGAGCAGAGTATTGGTAGATGGAGGAAGCAGTACCAGCTTCTCTTTTATGATGTTTTTCAAGCTATGGGGATACCGAAAGAAAAGCTGAGGGTGTCCACTTTCCCTATCCTCTCATTTAATAGCACAAAAGTGGTACCAAAAGGAGCAATTGAATTGAACGTAACAGCAATCGAGCGCACCCTAATGGTAGACTTTGTAGTCATAAACACCTATTCAGGGTACAATGCCATCATGGGAAGGTCATGGTTGCACATAATGCAAGGGGTAGCTTCATCTCTGCATCAAGTGCTAAAATGTCAATCACTGTGTGGAACTTACACTATCGACATAAAGGGTTGCCAAAAAATGTTGTGTCCTGTTGAGGGAAGTGAGCCAAGTGGAAAAAGGGGAAGAAATGGTGGAAGAGGAAGCATAACAATTAAAGAACAAGTTACCAACCTATTTAAAAGctctagaagaagaagaatgcaTAGAACCACAATCGACTGTTGATAAATTAGAAAAAGTACAATTAGATGATGGATGCACTGAAAAAATCATCTTGGTAAGTGCCTAAATGAGCGGTGAGCAGAAACGTTTGTTGATGGAATTTATGGCAAAAAACATGTCCACATTTGCATGGACAGCAAAGGATATGGCGGGAATATATCCCGCAGTTATGACACATCAGTTGAACAGAAAGAAATCAAAGGTTTGAAAGATTCAAGGAATGACTTGTTCCAGTTCCACTACGTACATGTAAGTTTCTATACTTTACTCTATATTTATATCAATTTCATAAAATATATTCTAgaaatttgcatgtttgtttgataatatgtgaattgcatgaaaataaacaaagatcttgTAACATACATATCTTACGGTTCATCATTGTGACTACTTATGGATTGGCTACACACGCTCATAGGATGGATAGACAACTTGTTCAGTTAGACATTATTCCTGGTTTTTTTCGAGATATTTAGTCAATTTAGGTTATTGTATgccataatattttttttcaattaagtTTTTCaacaccacaaaaaaaaaaaaaaccttgtaCGTAGAAGGTGAATATAGAGTGACCAAATCTTTATTATGAGAATCATGTGATACACATTTAGTAAGATTATGAACATAATAGATACAAGGCcccaaattaaaaaatttagaaaGGTTAGGAAACCTTTGCTATTTATTGAGTAGAATCATCGTATGATTAATGTTTGTTATAAAAGAATAAAACTAACATAAAACATAGAAGCAAATTTATGTAGTCATATTCAAAACAAGGTCCATGCCCCTCGGTAATTCTTTCTGAATATTGCCACAATGGACTAAAGATGATATAAGAGGCACCAGCAATACAATATACTTAGCCTTAAACATTACTTAATAGGGTAATAAACATTACTCTACTTAATAATAGCCTGAAACTTAATCACACTAATCCATGCAAACATTATATTGAACAAAGAATAAgacaaatccaattcaaaactaaATAGCTCAAAAGTTAATCAACGACCAGCTAAATTGCTCAAAAGTTACATTAGAACTCTGGTCTTAAATGAAAGGTTCAGAGACCTACATTTATTATTCCTAACAAAATCTAACTAATGAATTGCCCACTACATCTTTAAACATCACATAAATATGTATAAACATTTTCATTTGACCCCAAAAATAGTATCTATCTGAAGCCAACAAAAAGTAGTAACCACAGTTAGAAAAGTTTCCAAAACAGAGATCAATATTTCATACAATCAGTCACACACTCGGAAACCCAAATGAAAATTAGGGTTTAATAATATTTGATTGGAAAAATAGAAGGTGGATTACCAGGTTCTAATCCACTCTGTCAAAGTTGTCACATTTCTTGTAATATCATCAATGTTATCACTCTTTAGTGCCATTACTATGTTCTCTGGGTAACTTTCCTTTGCTTCCTCAAGCAGCACTTGGAAAATCTCACACTCAATATTATTCGAAAGCTTCTTCTCTGAGTAACCTCtgccaaaaaataaaaattgggtATAAAAAATTAATTGCAAAATCACTTCTTGATCTTTCAAAGTGATCATAGAACAACCATTACAGTCTATTTAAGCCCGAATTGATTACCTGCTATGCAAGCGATCGTACAAGACAGAGTTTTCAGTTTGAAGCACAATCACAAGATCAAACCATCGTTCAGGGAAGAAATCGCAGCCGTGGTAATCCACGATGTTACCTCCTTCTTCCATCAAATCCTCTAACTCATCACACACCTGAGATTTTTTTTGTCCAGATTCAATAAGATTTTGATTGAATTAAATGGAAAAGGAATAGAGCTACGGATTTTTAAGAGCGTACCAAGTCTTCATTAATGACGTAACAATCGAGCTCTTCATCCCAACCGTCATGGAGATTCTTTTCCTTAACCAAATCCCCGACGTTGATGTGGCGGAACTGTGTGCTCTCTGCTAGAGCAGACGACGTCGTTGTCTTTCCGGTACCGGGCGTTCCGGTGACGAGTATGTTGGGCTTCTTCCTTCTGTTGCTATTATCATTTGCCGCCATTGCTGTTTCTTTGGTCGACTAGGGTTTTGATTGCTTGCGAGGGATTTTGACTGTGAGAGTAAGATTTGGGCAATGACCAAATCGCACTGAAAATAATACGACATGTCGTTTGGTGTTTTATAATAAgcaatataattatttatttatatgtttttttatataaatatttatttatatgttttttttaaagacTTATATGTTTTACATAAAAGAGAGGGGgagtttttcttttattattattatttttttaaaaaaaaaagtgattttAGCTCTAAGCTCGTGGAGATTAGATTTGGTAAAATGATGAGAAATTTGATTGGAATATGTGTACAAAAAAATGGCTTTATATTTCATTAGTCATTATTAAAATTGTCTCATAATCACAT contains the following coding sequences:
- the LOC133789065 gene encoding adenylate kinase isoenzyme 6 homolog translates to MAANDNSNRRKKPNILVTGTPGTGKTTTSSALAESTQFRHINVGDLVKEKNLHDGWDEELDCYVINEDLVCDELEDLMEEGGNIVDYHGCDFFPERWFDLVIVLQTENSVLYDRLHSRGYSEKKLSNNIECEIFQVLLEEAKESYPENIVMALKSDNIDDITRNVTTLTEWIRTW